The segment CGTCACATTTTGCCGAGCGCACAATATGCTCGGAGACACTGCCGATGAGGAAACGTTCAACTGTATTCAATCCAGTCGCTCCACAAATAATCAGATCAGCACTTACTTTTTTAGCCAGTTCCCGGGAAATCATTGATTTTGGCGAACCATAATCCACGAGAATATTGACGCTTTCGACGCCTGCTGCATGGGCCTCTTTTTTATAGCCTCCGAGTAAATCTTCAGCAAATTTCTGGGCACGGTCTGCAATTGAGCGATCGTAAGCTTCAATAGCGGCAAAAGATCGAGTATCAATGATATTTACTAAATTCAATGTGGCATGGTTCCGTTTGGCGATGCCAACCGATTTTTTGAAAGCCCATTCCGCTTCTTTAGAACCATCAACTGCTACTAGAATTTGTGAATACTTTAACGTCATTTTGCATTCCTCCTTGTCTATAGTTATACATTTCGATAAATTACTGTAAGTTCCTTCTTTTATCCTGAACTTTTGCAACTATCTGTCTTTTATACGGAAGACTATTATATCTATATAACAGAAGGTAGTAAATCTATATACTAAAATCCGAATAACTATAAGTAGAAAATTAACAATTAAATGAAAAAAGAGACTAATTACAAAAAAATAAGTCAAATCCTGAAATATCTGATAGAATAGAGTTGCTTTACATATTTCAAATTTTTCTTAAATTACTATTCTAAAGAACACAAATGGAGGGTTTTGTAATGCGTATTGGGGTACCGACAGAAGTTAAGAACAATGAAAATCGAGTAGCAATGACGCCAGCCGGCGTTGTCAATTTAGCGCTTTTTGGCCATGAAGTGGTTATCCAATCTGGGGCAGGTCTTGGCTCAGGTTTTACAGACGAAGATTACAAAACGGCTGGAGCTCAAATCGTAGAAACTGCTGAAGAAGCATGGGCTCAGGAAATGATTATGAAAGTAAAAGAACCGGTTGCATCAGAATACGGTTATTTCCGAGAAGGCATGATTCTCTTTACATATCTTCATTTGGCTCCTGAGCCAGAATTGACACAAGCGATGCTTGATTCTAAAGTAATCGGAATTGCTTATGAAACAGTTCAGCTTCCAAACAAATCATTGCCATTGCTTACACCGATGAGCGAAGTAGCAGGCAAAATGTCAACTCAAATCGGCGCCCAATTCCTCGAAAAAATTCACGGTGGCGGTGGAATTCTGCTTGGGGGCATCCCAGGCGTTTCACGCGGTAAAGTAACGATTGTCGGCGGCGGTGTTGCTGGAACGAATGCAGCAAAAGTCGCAGTAGGCATGGGAGCAAGCGTCACTATTCTTGATTTGAACCCGGATCGCCTTCGCCAGCTTGACGACTTGTTTGGTGGAGATGTTCAAACATTGATTTCGAATCCATTGAACATTGCTGATTCTGTAAAAGAAGCAGATTTAGTTGTAGGTGCTGTATTAATTCCAGGCGCAAAAGCTCCAAAACTTGTGTCTGAAGATATGATTAAATCCATGAAACCAGGATCTGTCGTGGTGGATATCGCAATCGATCAAGGCGGAATATTCGAAACAAGCGACCGCATCACAACTCACGACAACCCGACTTATGTAAAACATAATGTTGTCCATTACGCTGTCGCAAATATGCCAGGAGCAGTTCCGCGGACTTCAACAATGGGTCTGACAAACGTAACGGTTCCGTATGCAGTGCAAATTGCTAACAAAGGTTTTGAAAAAGCTGTGCTTGAAAACGAAGCATTGAAAAAAGGCGTCAACACTTTCCAAGGTTATGTAACGTATGAAGCTGTTGCAAAAGACCAAGGCGTCGAATACAAATCAGTCGACGAATTATTGGCATAAGAAATACCAAAGCAGTTCCGTTTTTTGCGGAACTGCTTTTTTGTATGTTAAGAACTTGTTAGGAAGCATTTCGCTCCAGGGCGGACGCTTTTCGCGGGCACGGCTTCAGCCGCTTCCTTCGCTTTGCTCAGTCCAGGGTCTTCAGCTCGCGCTATTCCCGCAGAAGTCGCCGCCTTTCGCTGCATTCAGCTTCTTTTAGGTTTCTTTTAGTTGTTTTCTAAAATAAGGACTGTTTAAGAAAGCTTTCTATTGATTGGTTCTACTCTCAAGATATGAAGTTAGAAGTTTAACAGTGGAGAAAACCGTATTGCTACTGTCTCTGTATCGCTGTGCTGCACGCTTCGTCGCAAAGACAAAGATTTGTCCTCACAAACCTGGTGTGGTGTCTTTGAAACTTTTTTGCGAAATATCATGATGTCATAAAATTGTGATTTCAAAACAATATTAAAAAAGGCAGTTCCGTTTTCGGCGGAACTGCCTTTTCTTAGTTGCTTATGATTTGAAGTTCTTTTGGATATTTCGTCAATACTTCGACGCCGTTTTCAGTTACAGCGACGTCATCTTCAATGCGGACGCCGACTTTTCCTGGCACATAAACGCCTGGTTCAATCGTAAAGACCATTCCAGCTTCCATGGCCATATTATTGGAACCATGAAGAGATGGGAATTCGTGGACCGAAATGCCAAGCCCATGGCCTAACCGGTGAGTGAAGTATTCCCCATAGCCGGCGTCTTCAATGACCTGGCGGGAAGCCTGGTCCAGTTCAGCTGCAGTGATTCCTGGTTTGACCGCATTTACCGCCGCCAGTTCAGCGCGCAGCACAACATCGTAAACGTTCTTTTGTTCTTCATTCGGTTCACCGAATGCCAAAGTCCGTGTAATGTCTGAGCAATAGCCTTTATGGACAACGCCAAGATCGAATAAAACCAAATCGCCTTTCTGAATTTTGCGGTCACCTGTTTTGCCGTGCGGCGATGCCGCTTTAGGTCCACTGAGAACAGTTGTATCAAATGACATATGGGTGACACCGCGTTTTTTCAGCGCCAATTCGATTTCGGTCATCACTTCGATTTCCGTGATGCCTTCGCGCAAGGTTTTGGCTCCGATTTCGATTGCATAGTCAGCCAATTCAGCGGCTTCTCTTAAAATTTGAAGTTCGGCTTCGTCTTTGATGACCCGCATCGCATTGATTTTATCATCCAATGCGATAAATTCCGGAGTGTCGAATAAGCGATTCAGTGCATCGTAGCGGTCTACCGTCATATGCGATTTTTCAATCGCAACTCTGCGGATATTTTTTGAGCGTTCTGAAGCGGCGCGATGCAAAACTGCCATCGCATCTTCGGTATCGACATGACCGACAATATCGCCGCTCCAGCCGGCGTTTTGGGCATCTGGAATTTCCATCTGCGGACAGATCAAAAACGGCTCTGCATCTTTCAAAACCATGACTCCAAGGAGGCGTTCGTGCGGGTCGCTCTTGAATCCGCTGGTGTAAAAAACGTTGTCTGGATTTGTGACAAACGCAGCGTCGATTTCGAATTCGTTTAAATAATCTTGCAGTTGCTTAATTTTATTCATATGTATTCCTCCTTCTTTATATGTGTAGCATATCAAAAATCAGGGTATAATACTGCTTGAAATGATTGCCAATAAACTCAGGAGGGATTTCATGCAAATTTCTTATCACGGACATTCTGTTGTGAAAATCAAAACAGGAGGCACCACTATTCTGATCGATCCGTTTATCAACGGCAACAGCTTGACGGATTTGAGTGTAGAGGAAGAAAAACCGAATGTTATTTTATTGACGCATGCGCATAACGACCATGTAGGCGACACGGTTGAACTGGCGAAAAGCAATGAAGCGCAAGTTGTCGCACCGGTTGAACTGGCAAATTACCTGGCAGGCCTTGGAGTCAATGCGGTGGGGATGAACCTCGGAGGCTCTCACAAATTCGAATTTGGAACGGTCAAGTATACAAAAGCGTTCCATAGTTCTTCATACACCACCAATGACGGCGAAGTCATCTATGGCGGGATGCCGGCAGGAATTCTCTTCAAAGCGGAAGGAAAAACGATTTACCATGCAGGGGACACGGAAGTGTTCGGGGATATGGCGATTATCGGGGAACGCAACAACATTGATGTGGCATTTTTGCCGATTGGCGACTTTTTCACGATGGGGCCGGAAGATGCCGCATACGCGGCAGAGTTATTGAAGCCTAAAACCGTGGTGCCGATCCATTATAATACGTTCCCGCCGATCAAACAGGATCCGGAACAGTTCAAAGCGATGGTGAAAAATGCAGAAGTGAATATCATGCAGGTTGGAGGAATAATCGACCTGTGAACGGATTTCCGGAGAACTCGTTTCTCCGGATTTTTTTGAGGCGAAAATTTCATTTTGCTGAGACTTTCCAGCCACACAGACCTCTTCGTTTCACTAAGGAATATGGTACACTAAAGGGAAGAGGAAGCAGAAAGAAAAGGTGAGTTTATGGCAACGAAACACGAACAGATTCTGGAGTATATCGAGACGCTGCCGGTTGGAGAGAAAATTTCGGTAAGGCGGATTGCGAAAGAACTGCAGGTCAGTGAAGGAACGGCGTATCGGGCGATTAAAGAAGCAGAAACGCAGCGGCTTGTTTCGACAATTGAGCGGGTAGGTACGATTCGAATTGAGCGCAAGAAGAAAGAGAATATTGAACGCCTGACATACGCAGAAATCGTCAATATCGTCGATGGCCAAGTGTTGGGCGGACGAGCCGGGCTTCATAAATCGTTGACGAAATTTGTTATTGGCGCAATGCAGCTTGAAGACATGATGCGCTATACGGAAGCGGGCAATCTGCTGATTGTCGGCAATCGCCTTAAAGCCCATGAATATGCATTGAGAGCGGGAGCTGCTGTACTGGTGACGGGTGGTTTTGATGCCACAGACGCTGTCAAGCGATTGGCAGATGAATATGAATTGCCCGTCATCTCAACCAGCTATGATACATTTACGGTCGCTACAATGATCAACCGCGCTATCTACGATCAGCTGATCAAGAAAGAAATCCTGTTGATTGAGGATATTTTAATCCCGTTGGAAAACACCCATTTGCTGTTTGAAAAAGACCCGATCAGCCGTTACCGTGAGCTGAACAAAGAAACGACGCATGGCGGTTTCCCGGTAATTGATCAAAGTGGCAAATTGGTTGGCATTATTACATCCCGAGATGTAATCGGCCATACCGATGAAGAGACTGTTGAGAAAGTGATGACGCGGGATCCAATCACTGTTTCGCTTCAAACAAGTGTCGCGTCAGCTGGCCATCGGATGATCTGGGAAGGCATAGATTTAATGCCGGTTACCGATGACCATGGAAAACTGAAAGGGGTCATCAGCCGCCAAGATGTCTTAAAAGCCATTCAGACGGCCCAGCGCCAACCGCAGCAAGGAGAGACGATTGACGACATCATCAAGAGCCAGCTGCGTCTGCAGCAATCAGAGAAATTAGTATTGGAATTCCGGGTCTCCCCTCAAATGACGAACTCCTATGGTTCTGTTTCATATGGCGCCTATACCACGATTTTAGTGGAAGCGGCGACGGCAGCGCTTAAAACGAAAAACAGAAGAGACAGCGCATTAGAAAATATGTCCGTTTATTATTTGCATCCAGTTCAACTGGACTCAACCTTGCTTGTGAAACCAGTGATTTTGCATATCAGCCGAAAATCCGCCAAAGTGGATGTAGAAGTGGTATTTGACAATAAGATAGTCGGAAAAGCGTTATTGACGTTCCAATTATTGGATCGATGACTGAAGAGGCAAAAAAAAATCTCCCCATTAGGAGAGACTTTTACTGATTCAGCCGTGTTTCTTCTGCTACGAACTTATGGTAATGTTTAGCTGCTTTATAATTGGTAATCATCATAGCAATGCCAAGAATGATAAAAATGGCAGAAACAATATACGTTACAGCCGACTGGTTGACGAAAAGGACATTGACTCCAAAGAAGAAAATGAAACTGCCCAGTGAAAAAGAAGCAACCGCCGCATACCATTTCTTGCGAATTGGAAGCGTTGCGCGGAACTGTTTTGTTTTATAATAAAAATAAAAAACAAATGATACAATGATTAAACCGACAAATACTAACATTAGGGACCTCCTGTATTCCAGAACTCAATTCTATTGTACTGAGAAATGGATAAAAATGCGAATGGATTTCCTTAGATAACGGAGGAACTTGGAAATGAACAGTCAAATCATCGACACAATTAAACAGTACGAAACAATCGTCATCCATCGCCATGTACGGCCGGACCCAGATGCATACGGTTCACAGCTTGGCTTAAAATACTTGCTTCAGCATAATTACCCGGAGAAAAAGATTTTGGCAGCAGGGGAGCATGACTATACACTGGATTTCATGGATTTTCCCGATACAGTTCAAGACAGTGATTTTGAAGGTGCGCTTGTGATTGTTACAGATACGGCGAATACCGAACGTGTGGACGATCAGCGCTATTCATTAGGTTCCAAAATCATAAAAATTGACCATCATCCAAATGACGATGCCTACGGTGATATTTTATTAGTGGATACCAATGCCAGTTCTGCATCGGAATTGGTGTATGAATTGTATACATATGGACAGCAAGTTGAAAACTGGCAAATGCCTGATTCGGCGGCTCGGCTATTATACGCCGGAATTATCGGAGACACTGGCCGCTTCCTGTTTCCAAGTACGACACAAAAAACTTTCGAAGTTGCCGGCGAATTGATCAAGTACGATTTCGACCGCAACGAACTGCATAATGGCATGTACGAAATGGACCGCAATCTGCTCCATTTGCAAGGGTACATCTATCAAAACTTTGTGATGGACGATAGTGGAGCCGCTTATGTCAAAATCACATTGGATGTGTTAAAGGAATTTGGCGTAACCGCAACTGAGACCTCGTTACTGGTTGGTTCACTCGGAAACGTCAAAGGATTGAAAGCGTGGGTGATCTTTATCGAAGAAGAAACGGAAATCCGTGTACGCCTTCGGTCAAAAGGGCCGGTCATTAATGGATTAGCCAAGGAATTCGGGGGCGGAGGCCATCCGATGGCATCCGGTGCCACGGCATACTCCTGGGAAGAGGCAGAACGTGTCATTGATCGGCTGATTGAAATTTGCGCGTCATAAAAAAGGAGGGATTGTCTTGTCAATGGTTTATCCGCATATAAGCACATCGGCTGATTTGCTGAAAAGCACGGTGCGCCTTGACGAACTTTTCCCTTTTCTCATGGAACAAGGGACAGCATCTGCTGCCATCGTCAATACAAAACTATACGGCGTCCTTCCTTTTTGGGAAGCATGCCACAAGGCCGGCATCCACGGGGTGGTCGGCCTTTCCACGTTCATCGAATTTGAAGGCCAGCAGTATCCGGTTGTGCTTTATGCGCAGACGAACACCGGCTATAAAAACTTATTAAAAATAACTAGCGCTTTATCGACCCGGGATAAAACGGCACTTCCGGAATCCTGGTTAAAAGCTTACCGCGAGGGTTTAATATGTGCGATTCCGAATAAAACCGAATGGACAATGGCAAACGCAATGGAAGCTTTGGGTTATTTGAAATCCGTTTTCAGTGAACGCTGCTATGGCAGCATTGAACGGCCCGGCGGAGAAAAAATGGCAGAAGAAGACAGCTTCTCAGCTAGTTGCGGTCAATTGGAAATACCGATTATGGCGACGCAGGAAACCCGTTATTTGCAGGAAGCTGATGCTTTTGCATTTGAAGTTGCTTCTGCCATTGGCCAAGGGCTTAAAATGAGTGATGCAGAACGGAAACGCCCTGAACACACAAAAGCGTATGTTCCTGCAGCCGAAGAATTCGCTGCCTGGTTTTCATCTAATCCGGAGTGGTTGGATGAAACAAAGAAAATGCTGGCAAGCTGCCAAGTGGCCATTCCGATGAATCAGCAATTGCTGCCGGTATTTCCTTTAGCGGAGGGAATTGACCGGCGTGCGTATATTTTAGAGCTTTGCCAGAATGGCCTGGCGGATCGGGTTCCAGGTTACTCCGATTCTTATACGGAACGCTTGCAGTATGAATTATCCGTGATCGGCAACATGGGATATATCGATTATTTCCTGATTGTTTCGGATTTCATGAAATTTGCACGGGACAATGGCATTTTGACAGGACCGGGTCGGGGTTCATCGGCAAGTTCACTGGTGGCATTTTCGCTTCGAATCACCGATGTCGATCCGCTGGAACATGGACTGCTATTTGAACGTTTTTTAAATCCTGAACGGGTTACGCTCCCGGACATCGACATCGATTTTGCCGATCATCGCCGGCATGAAGTGGTCGAATACGTAGCGAAGAAATACGGCGACGCCCGCACTGCTCAAATCATTACATTCGGGACGCTGTCAGCAAAAGCAGTCGCACGGGATACTGCCCGCGTTTTCGGTTTTGAAGCAGAAGAACTGGATGCCATATCGAAGATGATCCCGAATCGAATCGGTACAACTTTAAGGTCGGCGCTAAAAGAATCTCCGGCTTTAAATGACTGGATTATTGAAAAAGAAGAGCGCAAACTATGGTTCAAGACGGCATTGAAACTTGAAGGTTTGCCGCGCCACGCCTCGACTCATGCAGCTGGCGTGATTTTGAGCCCAACCCCGCTAGTCGACCATGTGCCGATTGAAAAAGGCAGTGAAGACATCTACATCACACAATGGCCGATGGGAGAGCTTGAAGCGGTAGGTTTATTAAAAATGGACTTTTTAGGATTGCGGAATTTAACGATACTTGAACAAATTCGCCGGCTTGTGCATATGGATACGAAAAAATGGGTCGATTACAGCAGCATCTCTTTAAAGGACAATGCGACCTA is part of the Planococcus shenhongbingii genome and harbors:
- a CDS encoding M24 family metallopeptidase, coding for MNKIKQLQDYLNEFEIDAAFVTNPDNVFYTSGFKSDPHERLLGVMVLKDAEPFLICPQMEIPDAQNAGWSGDIVGHVDTEDAMAVLHRAASERSKNIRRVAIEKSHMTVDRYDALNRLFDTPEFIALDDKINAMRVIKDEAELQILREAAELADYAIEIGAKTLREGITEIEVMTEIELALKKRGVTHMSFDTTVLSGPKAASPHGKTGDRKIQKGDLVLFDLGVVHKGYCSDITRTLAFGEPNEEQKNVYDVVLRAELAAVNAVKPGITAAELDQASRQVIEDAGYGEYFTHRLGHGLGISVHEFPSLHGSNNMAMEAGMVFTIEPGVYVPGKVGVRIEDDVAVTENGVEVLTKYPKELQIISN
- the dnaE gene encoding DNA polymerase III subunit alpha, with the translated sequence MVYPHISTSADLLKSTVRLDELFPFLMEQGTASAAIVNTKLYGVLPFWEACHKAGIHGVVGLSTFIEFEGQQYPVVLYAQTNTGYKNLLKITSALSTRDKTALPESWLKAYREGLICAIPNKTEWTMANAMEALGYLKSVFSERCYGSIERPGGEKMAEEDSFSASCGQLEIPIMATQETRYLQEADAFAFEVASAIGQGLKMSDAERKRPEHTKAYVPAAEEFAAWFSSNPEWLDETKKMLASCQVAIPMNQQLLPVFPLAEGIDRRAYILELCQNGLADRVPGYSDSYTERLQYELSVIGNMGYIDYFLIVSDFMKFARDNGILTGPGRGSSASSLVAFSLRITDVDPLEHGLLFERFLNPERVTLPDIDIDFADHRRHEVVEYVAKKYGDARTAQIITFGTLSAKAVARDTARVFGFEAEELDAISKMIPNRIGTTLRSALKESPALNDWIIEKEERKLWFKTALKLEGLPRHASTHAAGVILSPTPLVDHVPIEKGSEDIYITQWPMGELEAVGLLKMDFLGLRNLTILEQIRRLVHMDTKKWVDYSSISLKDNATYALLAASDTTGIFQLESDGMRRALQQIRPTAFGDIVAVNALFRPGPMEFIPLYAKRKHKQEQVDYVHPILEPILSETYGVIVYQEQIMQIAAKMAGFSLGEADLLRRAVSKKKREILHEERLHFTRGAMAKGFTEAAATEVYNLIVRFADYGFPKSHAVAYSMISYQLAFMKTHYAVYFYAAILANSAGNAEKTQQLLQEIKEKKIGLLPPSVQKSFYSFSVEEGQIRIGLNTVKGVPGSAVKALMEARKEGPFTSMFDIAERISAIHFTRKAFEPLIKAGALDDFGLDRAVLLASLDSAIKHAELVKPNEEPGLFDDMGTSFMKPKYAKANPIPENMKLDFEKEVLGFYLSTHPIAREKEKRAKNFAELKDLKNKRDREQVAVLGMVEEIKRIRTKKGDAMAFVSLQDDTGLASVTLFPKEYAKYNVLLEQHAVLEIQGAIENRNHKVSVICKSIET
- a CDS encoding DRTGG domain-containing protein; the encoded protein is MATKHEQILEYIETLPVGEKISVRRIAKELQVSEGTAYRAIKEAETQRLVSTIERVGTIRIERKKKENIERLTYAEIVNIVDGQVLGGRAGLHKSLTKFVIGAMQLEDMMRYTEAGNLLIVGNRLKAHEYALRAGAAVLVTGGFDATDAVKRLADEYELPVISTSYDTFTVATMINRAIYDQLIKKEILLIEDILIPLENTHLLFEKDPISRYRELNKETTHGGFPVIDQSGKLVGIITSRDVIGHTDEETVEKVMTRDPITVSLQTSVASAGHRMIWEGIDLMPVTDDHGKLKGVISRQDVLKAIQTAQRQPQQGETIDDIIKSQLRLQQSEKLVLEFRVSPQMTNSYGSVSYGAYTTILVEAATAALKTKNRRDSALENMSVYYLHPVQLDSTLLVKPVILHISRKSAKVDVEVVFDNKIVGKALLTFQLLDR
- a CDS encoding DHH family phosphoesterase; the protein is MNSQIIDTIKQYETIVIHRHVRPDPDAYGSQLGLKYLLQHNYPEKKILAAGEHDYTLDFMDFPDTVQDSDFEGALVIVTDTANTERVDDQRYSLGSKIIKIDHHPNDDAYGDILLVDTNASSASELVYELYTYGQQVENWQMPDSAARLLYAGIIGDTGRFLFPSTTQKTFEVAGELIKYDFDRNELHNGMYEMDRNLLHLQGYIYQNFVMDDSGAAYVKITLDVLKEFGVTATETSLLVGSLGNVKGLKAWVIFIEEETEIRVRLRSKGPVINGLAKEFGGGGHPMASGATAYSWEEAERVIDRLIEICAS
- a CDS encoding YtpI family protein; amino-acid sequence: MLVFVGLIIVSFVFYFYYKTKQFRATLPIRKKWYAAVASFSLGSFIFFFGVNVLFVNQSAVTYIVSAIFIILGIAMMITNYKAAKHYHKFVAEETRLNQ
- a CDS encoding metal-dependent hydrolase, encoding MQISYHGHSVVKIKTGGTTILIDPFINGNSLTDLSVEEEKPNVILLTHAHNDHVGDTVELAKSNEAQVVAPVELANYLAGLGVNAVGMNLGGSHKFEFGTVKYTKAFHSSSYTTNDGEVIYGGMPAGILFKAEGKTIYHAGDTEVFGDMAIIGERNNIDVAFLPIGDFFTMGPEDAAYAAELLKPKTVVPIHYNTFPPIKQDPEQFKAMVKNAEVNIMQVGGIIDL
- the ald gene encoding alanine dehydrogenase — its product is MRIGVPTEVKNNENRVAMTPAGVVNLALFGHEVVIQSGAGLGSGFTDEDYKTAGAQIVETAEEAWAQEMIMKVKEPVASEYGYFREGMILFTYLHLAPEPELTQAMLDSKVIGIAYETVQLPNKSLPLLTPMSEVAGKMSTQIGAQFLEKIHGGGGILLGGIPGVSRGKVTIVGGGVAGTNAAKVAVGMGASVTILDLNPDRLRQLDDLFGGDVQTLISNPLNIADSVKEADLVVGAVLIPGAKAPKLVSEDMIKSMKPGSVVVDIAIDQGGIFETSDRITTHDNPTYVKHNVVHYAVANMPGAVPRTSTMGLTNVTVPYAVQIANKGFEKAVLENEALKKGVNTFQGYVTYEAVAKDQGVEYKSVDELLA